From Macaca mulatta isolate MMU2019108-1 chromosome 1, T2T-MMU8v2.0, whole genome shotgun sequence, the proteins below share one genomic window:
- the THBS3 gene encoding thrombospondin-3 isoform X15 — METQELRGALALLLLCSFASASQDLQVIDLLTVGESRQMVAVAEKIRTALLTAGDIYLLSTFRLPPKQGGVLFGLYSRQDNTRWLEASVVGKINKVLVRYQREDGKVHAVNLQQAGLADGRTHTVLLRLRGPSRPSPALHLYVDCKLGDQHAGLPALAPIPPAEVDGLEIRTGQKAYLRMQGFVESMKIILGGSMARVGALSECPFQGDESIHSAVTNALHSILGEQTKALVTQLTLFNQILVELRDDIRDQVKEMSLIRNTIMECQVCGFHEQRSHCSPNPCFRGVDCMEVYEYPGYRCGPCPPGLQGNGTHCSDINECVHADPCFPGSSCINTMPGFHCEACPRGYKGTQVSGVGIDYARASKQVCNDIDECNDGNNGGCDPNSICTNTVGSFKCGPCRLGFLGNQSQGCLPARTCHSPAHSPCHVHAHCLFERNGAVSCQCNVGWAGNGNVCGTDTDIDGYPDQALPCMDNNKHCKQDNCLLTPNSGQEDADNDGVGDQCDDDADGDGIKNVEDNCRLFPNKDQQNSDTDSFGDACDNCPNVPNNDQKDTDGNGEGDACDNDVDGDGIPNGLDNCPKVPNPLQTDRDEDGVGDACDSCPEMSNPTQTDVDSDLVGDVCDTNEDSDGDGHQDTKDNCPQLPNSSQLDSDNDGLGDECDGDDDNDGIPDYVPPGPDNCRLVPNPNQKDSDGNGVGDVCEDDFDNDAVVDPLDVCPESAEVTLTDFRAYQTVVLDPEGDAQIDPNWVVLNQGMEIVQTMNSDPGLAVGYTAFNGVDFEGTFHVNTVTDDDYAGFLFSYQDSGRFYVVMWKQTEQTYWQATPFRAVAQPGLQLKAVTSVSGPGEHLRNALWHTGHTPDQVRLLWTDPRNVGWRDKTSYRWQLLHRPQVGYIR; from the exons ATGGAGACGCAGGAACTTCGGGGGGCCCTGGCTCTTCTCCTCCTTTGCTCTTTCGCATCTGCCAGTCAGGACCTGCAGG TAATTGACCTGCTGACTGTGGGCGAGTCTCGGCAGATGGTAGCTGTGGCAGAGAAGATCCGGACAGCCCTGCTCACTGCTGGGGACATCTACCTCTTGTCCACCTTCCGCCTGCCCCCCAAGCAGGGTGGTGTCCTCTTTGGCCTCTATTCTCGCCAAGACAACACGCGATGGCTGGAGGCCTCTGTTGTAGGCAAGATCAACAAAG TACTGGTGCGATACCAGCGGGAGGATGGCAAAGTCCACGCCGTGAACCTACAGCAAGCAGGCCTGGCCGATGGTCGCACACACACAGTTCTCCTGCGACTCCGAGGTCCCTCCAGACCCAGCCCTGCTCTGCATCTCTATGTGGACTGCAAACTGGGTGACCAACATGCAGGCCTTCCAGCACTGGCCCCCATTCCTCCAGCAGAGGTCGATGGGCTGGAGATTAGGACTGGACAGAAGGCATATTTGAGGATGCAG GGCTTTGTGGAATCTATGAAAATTATTCTGGGTGGGTCCATGGCCCGGGTAGGAGCCCTGAGTGAGTGTCCATTCCAAGGGGACGAGTCCATCCACAGTGCAG TGACCAatgcactgcactccattctAG GGGAGCAGACCAAGGCGCTGGTCACCCAACTCACCCTCTTCAACCAGATCCTGGTGGAGCTGCGGGATGATATACGAGACCAG GTGAAGGAAATGTCCCTGATCCGAAACACCATTATGGAGTGTCAGGTGTGCG GCTTCCATGAGCAGCGTTCCCACTGCAGCCCCAATCCCTGCTTCCGAGGCGTGGACTGCATGGAAGTGTACGAGTACCCAGGCTACCGCTGTGGGCCCTGTCCCCCCGGCCTACAGGGCAACGGCACCCACTGCAGTGACATCAATGAG TGTGTTCACGCCGACCCCTGTTTCCCGGGCTCCAGCTGCAtcaacaccatgcccggcttccACTGTGAGGCCTGTCCTCGAGGGTACAAGGGCACACAGGTGTCTGGTGTGGGCATTGACTATGCCCGGGCCAGCAAACAG GTCTGCAATGACATCGATGAATGCAACGATGGCAACAATGGTGGCTGTGACCCAAACTCCATCTGCACCAACACTGTG GGCTCTTTCAAGTGTGGTCCCTGCCGCCTGGGTTTCCTGGGCAACCAGAGCCAGGGCTGCCTCCCAGCCCGGACCTGCCACAGCCCAGCCCACAGTCCCTGCCACGTCCATGCTCATTGTCTCTTTGAACGCAATGGTGCAGTATCCTGCCAG TGTAACGTGGGCTGGGCTGGGAATGGGAACGTATGTGGGACTGACACAGACATCGATGGCTATCCAGACCAAGCACTGCCCTGCATGGACAACAACAAACACTGCAAACAG GACAACTGCCTTTTGACACCCAACTCTGGGCAGGAAGATGCTGATAATGATGGTGTGGGGGACCAGTGTGATGACGATGCTGATGGGGATGGGATCAAGAATGTTGAG GACAACTGCCGGCTGTTCCCCAACAAAGACCAACAGAACTCAGATACAGATTCATTTGGTGATGCCTGTGACAATTGCCCCAACGTTCCCAACAATGACCAGAAGGACACAGATGGCAATGGGGAAGGAGATGCCTGTGACAACGACGTGGATGGGGATG GCATCCCCAATGGATTGGACAATTGCCCTAAAGTCCCCAACCCACTACAGACAGACAGGGATGAGGACGGGGTGGGAGATGCTTGCGACAGCTGTCCTGAAATGAGCAATCCTACCCAG ACAGATGTAGACAGCGACTTGGTGGGGGATGTCTGTGATACCAATGAAGACAG TGATGGGGATGGGCATCAGGACACCAAGGACAACTGCCCACAGCTGCCAAATAGCTCCCAGCTGGACTCAGACAACGATGGACTTGGAGATGAGTGTGATGgggatgatgacaatgatggcATCCCAGATTACGTGCCTCCTGGTCCTGATAACTGCCGCCTGGTACCCAATCCCAATCAGAAGGACTCAGATG GCAATGGCGTTGGTGATGTGTGTGAGGATGACTTTGACAATGATGCTGTGGTCGACCCCCTGGATGTGTGTCCCGAAAGTGCAGAGGTAACGCTTACGGATTTTCGGGCCTATCAGACCGTCGTCCTGGATCCTGAGGGTGATGCTCAGATTGACCCAAACTGGGTTGTGCTCAACCAG GGCATGGAAATCGTTCAGACCATGAACAGTGACCCTGGCTTGGCAGTTG gataCACGGCCTTCAATGGTGTGGACTTTGAAGGCACCTTCCATGTGAACACAGTGACTGACGATGACTACGCAGGCTTTCTCTTCAGTTATCAAGACAGTGGCCGATTCTACGTAGTCATGTGGAAGCAGACTGAGCAGACCTACTGGCAGGCTACACCCTTTCGGGCGGTTGCCCAGCCCGGGCTGCAGCTCAAG GCAGTGACATCAGTGTCTGGCCCAGGTGAGCACCTCCGAAATGCCCTGTGGCATACTGGCCACACCCCTGATCAGGTGCGACTACTGTGGACGGACCCACGAAATGTGGGCTGGCGGGACAAGACCTCCTATCGCTGGCAGCTTCTGCACCGGCCTCAAGTTGGCTACATTCGGTAA
- the THBS3 gene encoding thrombospondin-3 precursor — METQELRGALALLLLCSFASASQDLQVIDLLTVGESRQMVAVAEKIRTALLTAGDIYLLSTFRLPPKQGGVLFGLYSRQDNTRWLEASVVGKINKVLVRYQREDGKVHAVNLQQAGLADGRTHTVLLRLRGPSRPSPALHLYVDCKLGDQHAGLPALAPIPPAEVDGLEIRTGQKAYLRMQGFVESMKIILGGSMARVGALSECPFQGDESIHSAVTNALHSILGEQTKALVTQLTLFNQILVELRDDIRDQVKEMSLIRNTIMECQVCGFHEQRSHCSPNPCFRGVDCMEVYEYPGYRCGPCPPGLQGNGTHCSDINECVHADPCFPGSSCINTMPGFHCEACPRGYKGTQVSGVGIDYARASKQVCNDIDECNDGNNGGCDPNSICTNTVGSFKCGPCRLGFLGNQSQGCLPARTCHSPAHSPCHVHAHCLFERNGAVSCQCNVGWAGNGNVCGTDTDIDGYPDQALPCMDNNKHCKQDNCLLTPNSGQEDADNDGVGDQCDDDADGDGIKNVEDNCRLFPNKDQQNSDTDSFGDACDNCPNVPNNDQKDTDGNGEGDACDNDVDGDGIPNGLDNCPKVPNPLQTDRDEDGVGDACDSCPEMSNPTQTDVDSDLVGDVCDTNEDSDGDGHQDTKDNCPQLPNSSQLDSDNDGLGDECDGDDDNDGIPDYVPPGPDNCRLVPNPNQKDSDGNGVGDVCEDDFDNDAVVDPLDVCPESAEVTLTDFRAYQTVVLDPEGDAQIDPNWVVLNQGMEIVQTMNSDPGLAVGYTAFNGVDFEGTFHVNTVTDDDYAGFLFSYQDSGRFYVVMWKQTEQTYWQATPFRAVAQPGLQLKAVTSVSGPGEHLRNALWHTGHTPDQVRLLWTDPRNVGWRDKTSYRWQLLHRPQVGYIRVKLYEGPQLVADSGVIIDTSMRGGRLGVFCFSQENIIWSNLQYRCNDTVPEDFEPFRRQLLQGRV, encoded by the exons ATGGAGACGCAGGAACTTCGGGGGGCCCTGGCTCTTCTCCTCCTTTGCTCTTTCGCATCTGCCAGTCAGGACCTGCAGG TAATTGACCTGCTGACTGTGGGCGAGTCTCGGCAGATGGTAGCTGTGGCAGAGAAGATCCGGACAGCCCTGCTCACTGCTGGGGACATCTACCTCTTGTCCACCTTCCGCCTGCCCCCCAAGCAGGGTGGTGTCCTCTTTGGCCTCTATTCTCGCCAAGACAACACGCGATGGCTGGAGGCCTCTGTTGTAGGCAAGATCAACAAAG TACTGGTGCGATACCAGCGGGAGGATGGCAAAGTCCACGCCGTGAACCTACAGCAAGCAGGCCTGGCCGATGGTCGCACACACACAGTTCTCCTGCGACTCCGAGGTCCCTCCAGACCCAGCCCTGCTCTGCATCTCTATGTGGACTGCAAACTGGGTGACCAACATGCAGGCCTTCCAGCACTGGCCCCCATTCCTCCAGCAGAGGTCGATGGGCTGGAGATTAGGACTGGACAGAAGGCATATTTGAGGATGCAG GGCTTTGTGGAATCTATGAAAATTATTCTGGGTGGGTCCATGGCCCGGGTAGGAGCCCTGAGTGAGTGTCCATTCCAAGGGGACGAGTCCATCCACAGTGCAG TGACCAatgcactgcactccattctAG GGGAGCAGACCAAGGCGCTGGTCACCCAACTCACCCTCTTCAACCAGATCCTGGTGGAGCTGCGGGATGATATACGAGACCAG GTGAAGGAAATGTCCCTGATCCGAAACACCATTATGGAGTGTCAGGTGTGCG GCTTCCATGAGCAGCGTTCCCACTGCAGCCCCAATCCCTGCTTCCGAGGCGTGGACTGCATGGAAGTGTACGAGTACCCAGGCTACCGCTGTGGGCCCTGTCCCCCCGGCCTACAGGGCAACGGCACCCACTGCAGTGACATCAATGAG TGTGTTCACGCCGACCCCTGTTTCCCGGGCTCCAGCTGCAtcaacaccatgcccggcttccACTGTGAGGCCTGTCCTCGAGGGTACAAGGGCACACAGGTGTCTGGTGTGGGCATTGACTATGCCCGGGCCAGCAAACAG GTCTGCAATGACATCGATGAATGCAACGATGGCAACAATGGTGGCTGTGACCCAAACTCCATCTGCACCAACACTGTG GGCTCTTTCAAGTGTGGTCCCTGCCGCCTGGGTTTCCTGGGCAACCAGAGCCAGGGCTGCCTCCCAGCCCGGACCTGCCACAGCCCAGCCCACAGTCCCTGCCACGTCCATGCTCATTGTCTCTTTGAACGCAATGGTGCAGTATCCTGCCAG TGTAACGTGGGCTGGGCTGGGAATGGGAACGTATGTGGGACTGACACAGACATCGATGGCTATCCAGACCAAGCACTGCCCTGCATGGACAACAACAAACACTGCAAACAG GACAACTGCCTTTTGACACCCAACTCTGGGCAGGAAGATGCTGATAATGATGGTGTGGGGGACCAGTGTGATGACGATGCTGATGGGGATGGGATCAAGAATGTTGAG GACAACTGCCGGCTGTTCCCCAACAAAGACCAACAGAACTCAGATACAGATTCATTTGGTGATGCCTGTGACAATTGCCCCAACGTTCCCAACAATGACCAGAAGGACACAGATGGCAATGGGGAAGGAGATGCCTGTGACAACGACGTGGATGGGGATG GCATCCCCAATGGATTGGACAATTGCCCTAAAGTCCCCAACCCACTACAGACAGACAGGGATGAGGACGGGGTGGGAGATGCTTGCGACAGCTGTCCTGAAATGAGCAATCCTACCCAG ACAGATGTAGACAGCGACTTGGTGGGGGATGTCTGTGATACCAATGAAGACAG TGATGGGGATGGGCATCAGGACACCAAGGACAACTGCCCACAGCTGCCAAATAGCTCCCAGCTGGACTCAGACAACGATGGACTTGGAGATGAGTGTGATGgggatgatgacaatgatggcATCCCAGATTACGTGCCTCCTGGTCCTGATAACTGCCGCCTGGTACCCAATCCCAATCAGAAGGACTCAGATG GCAATGGCGTTGGTGATGTGTGTGAGGATGACTTTGACAATGATGCTGTGGTCGACCCCCTGGATGTGTGTCCCGAAAGTGCAGAGGTAACGCTTACGGATTTTCGGGCCTATCAGACCGTCGTCCTGGATCCTGAGGGTGATGCTCAGATTGACCCAAACTGGGTTGTGCTCAACCAG GGCATGGAAATCGTTCAGACCATGAACAGTGACCCTGGCTTGGCAGTTG gataCACGGCCTTCAATGGTGTGGACTTTGAAGGCACCTTCCATGTGAACACAGTGACTGACGATGACTACGCAGGCTTTCTCTTCAGTTATCAAGACAGTGGCCGATTCTACGTAGTCATGTGGAAGCAGACTGAGCAGACCTACTGGCAGGCTACACCCTTTCGGGCGGTTGCCCAGCCCGGGCTGCAGCTCAAG GCAGTGACATCAGTGTCTGGCCCAGGTGAGCACCTCCGAAATGCCCTGTGGCATACTGGCCACACCCCTGATCAGGTGCGACTACTGTGGACGGACCCACGAAATGTGGGCTGGCGGGACAAGACCTCCTATCGCTGGCAGCTTCTGCACCGGCCTCAAGTTGGCTACATTCG GGTGAAGCTCTATGAGGGACCCCAGCTTGTGGCGGATTCTGGGGTGATTATTGACACATCCATGCGAGGGGGGCGTCTTGGTGTATTCTGCTTTTCCCAAGAAAACATCATTTGGTCCAATCTCCAGTATCGATGCAATG ACACAGTGCCTGAGGACTTTGAGCCATTCCGGAGGCAGCTGCTCCAGGGAAGGGTGTGA
- the THBS3 gene encoding thrombospondin-3 isoform X17, with the protein METQELRGALALLLLCSFASASQDLQVIDLLTVGESRQMVAVAEKIRTALLTAGDIYLLSTFRLPPKQGGVLFGLYSRQDNTRWLEASVVGKINKVTNALHSILGEQTKALVTQLTLFNQILVELRDDIRDQVKEMSLIRNTIMECQVCGFHEQRSHCSPNPCFRGVDCMEVYEYPGYRCGPCPPGLQGNGTHCSDINECVHADPCFPGSSCINTMPGFHCEACPRGYKGTQVSGVGIDYARASKQVCNDIDECNDGNNGGCDPNSICTNTVGSFKCGPCRLGFLGNQSQGCLPARTCHSPAHSPCHVHAHCLFERNGAVSCQCNVGWAGNGNVCGTDTDIDGYPDQALPCMDNNKHCKQDNCLLTPNSGQEDADNDGVGDQCDDDADGDGIKNVEDNCRLFPNKDQQNSDTDSFGDACDNCPNVPNNDQKDTDGNGEGDACDNDVDGDGIPNGLDNCPKVPNPLQTDRDEDGVGDACDSCPEMSNPTQTDVDSDLVGDVCDTNEDSDGDGHQDTKDNCPQLPNSSQLDSDNDGLGDECDGDDDNDGIPDYVPPGPDNCRLVPNPNQKDSDGNGVGDVCEDDFDNDAVVDPLDVCPESAEVTLTDFRAYQTVVLDPEGDAQIDPNWVVLNQGMEIVQTMNSDPGLAVGYTAFNGVDFEGTFHVNTVTDDDYAGFLFSYQDSGRFYVVMWKQTEQTYWQATPFRAVAQPGLQLKAVTSVSGPGEHLRNALWHTGHTPDQVRLLWTDPRNVGWRDKTSYRWQLLHRPQVGYIRVKLYEGPQLVADSGVIIDTSMRGGRLGVFCFSQENIIWSNLQYRCNDTVPEDFEPFRRQLLQGRV; encoded by the exons ATGGAGACGCAGGAACTTCGGGGGGCCCTGGCTCTTCTCCTCCTTTGCTCTTTCGCATCTGCCAGTCAGGACCTGCAGG TAATTGACCTGCTGACTGTGGGCGAGTCTCGGCAGATGGTAGCTGTGGCAGAGAAGATCCGGACAGCCCTGCTCACTGCTGGGGACATCTACCTCTTGTCCACCTTCCGCCTGCCCCCCAAGCAGGGTGGTGTCCTCTTTGGCCTCTATTCTCGCCAAGACAACACGCGATGGCTGGAGGCCTCTGTTGTAGGCAAGATCAACAAAG TGACCAatgcactgcactccattctAG GGGAGCAGACCAAGGCGCTGGTCACCCAACTCACCCTCTTCAACCAGATCCTGGTGGAGCTGCGGGATGATATACGAGACCAG GTGAAGGAAATGTCCCTGATCCGAAACACCATTATGGAGTGTCAGGTGTGCG GCTTCCATGAGCAGCGTTCCCACTGCAGCCCCAATCCCTGCTTCCGAGGCGTGGACTGCATGGAAGTGTACGAGTACCCAGGCTACCGCTGTGGGCCCTGTCCCCCCGGCCTACAGGGCAACGGCACCCACTGCAGTGACATCAATGAG TGTGTTCACGCCGACCCCTGTTTCCCGGGCTCCAGCTGCAtcaacaccatgcccggcttccACTGTGAGGCCTGTCCTCGAGGGTACAAGGGCACACAGGTGTCTGGTGTGGGCATTGACTATGCCCGGGCCAGCAAACAG GTCTGCAATGACATCGATGAATGCAACGATGGCAACAATGGTGGCTGTGACCCAAACTCCATCTGCACCAACACTGTG GGCTCTTTCAAGTGTGGTCCCTGCCGCCTGGGTTTCCTGGGCAACCAGAGCCAGGGCTGCCTCCCAGCCCGGACCTGCCACAGCCCAGCCCACAGTCCCTGCCACGTCCATGCTCATTGTCTCTTTGAACGCAATGGTGCAGTATCCTGCCAG TGTAACGTGGGCTGGGCTGGGAATGGGAACGTATGTGGGACTGACACAGACATCGATGGCTATCCAGACCAAGCACTGCCCTGCATGGACAACAACAAACACTGCAAACAG GACAACTGCCTTTTGACACCCAACTCTGGGCAGGAAGATGCTGATAATGATGGTGTGGGGGACCAGTGTGATGACGATGCTGATGGGGATGGGATCAAGAATGTTGAG GACAACTGCCGGCTGTTCCCCAACAAAGACCAACAGAACTCAGATACAGATTCATTTGGTGATGCCTGTGACAATTGCCCCAACGTTCCCAACAATGACCAGAAGGACACAGATGGCAATGGGGAAGGAGATGCCTGTGACAACGACGTGGATGGGGATG GCATCCCCAATGGATTGGACAATTGCCCTAAAGTCCCCAACCCACTACAGACAGACAGGGATGAGGACGGGGTGGGAGATGCTTGCGACAGCTGTCCTGAAATGAGCAATCCTACCCAG ACAGATGTAGACAGCGACTTGGTGGGGGATGTCTGTGATACCAATGAAGACAG TGATGGGGATGGGCATCAGGACACCAAGGACAACTGCCCACAGCTGCCAAATAGCTCCCAGCTGGACTCAGACAACGATGGACTTGGAGATGAGTGTGATGgggatgatgacaatgatggcATCCCAGATTACGTGCCTCCTGGTCCTGATAACTGCCGCCTGGTACCCAATCCCAATCAGAAGGACTCAGATG GCAATGGCGTTGGTGATGTGTGTGAGGATGACTTTGACAATGATGCTGTGGTCGACCCCCTGGATGTGTGTCCCGAAAGTGCAGAGGTAACGCTTACGGATTTTCGGGCCTATCAGACCGTCGTCCTGGATCCTGAGGGTGATGCTCAGATTGACCCAAACTGGGTTGTGCTCAACCAG GGCATGGAAATCGTTCAGACCATGAACAGTGACCCTGGCTTGGCAGTTG gataCACGGCCTTCAATGGTGTGGACTTTGAAGGCACCTTCCATGTGAACACAGTGACTGACGATGACTACGCAGGCTTTCTCTTCAGTTATCAAGACAGTGGCCGATTCTACGTAGTCATGTGGAAGCAGACTGAGCAGACCTACTGGCAGGCTACACCCTTTCGGGCGGTTGCCCAGCCCGGGCTGCAGCTCAAG GCAGTGACATCAGTGTCTGGCCCAGGTGAGCACCTCCGAAATGCCCTGTGGCATACTGGCCACACCCCTGATCAGGTGCGACTACTGTGGACGGACCCACGAAATGTGGGCTGGCGGGACAAGACCTCCTATCGCTGGCAGCTTCTGCACCGGCCTCAAGTTGGCTACATTCG GGTGAAGCTCTATGAGGGACCCCAGCTTGTGGCGGATTCTGGGGTGATTATTGACACATCCATGCGAGGGGGGCGTCTTGGTGTATTCTGCTTTTCCCAAGAAAACATCATTTGGTCCAATCTCCAGTATCGATGCAATG ACACAGTGCCTGAGGACTTTGAGCCATTCCGGAGGCAGCTGCTCCAGGGAAGGGTGTGA
- the THBS3 gene encoding thrombospondin-3 isoform X9, with product METQELRGALALLLLCSFASASQDLQVIDLLTVGESRQMVAVAEKIRTALLTAGDIYLLSTFRLPPKQGGVLFGLYSRQDNTRWLEASVVGKINKVLVRYQREDGKVHAVNLQQAGLADGRTHTVLLRLRGPSRPSPALHLYVDCKLGDQHAGLPALAPIPPAEVDGLEIRTGQKAYLRMQGFVESMKIILGGSMARVGALSECPFQGDESIHSAVTNALHSILGEQTKALVTQLTLFNQILVELRDDIRDQVKEMSLIRNTIMECQVCGFHEQRSHCSPNPCFRGVDCMEVYEYPGYRCGPCPPGLQGNGTHCSDINECVHADPCFPGSSCINTMPGFHCEACPRGYKGTQVSGVGIDYARASKQVCNDIDECNDGNNGGCDPNSICTNTVGSFKCGPCRLGFLGNQSQGCLPARTCHSPAHSPCHVHAHCLFERNGAVSCQDNCLLTPNSGQEDADNDGVGDQCDDDADGDGIKNVEDNCRLFPNKDQQNSDTDSFGDACDNCPNVPNNDQKDTDGNGEGDACDNDVDGDGIPNGLDNCPKVPNPLQTDRDEDGVGDACDSCPEMSNPTQTDVDSDLVGDVCDTNEDSDGDGHQDTKDNCPQLPNSSQLDSDNDGLGDECDGDDDNDGIPDYVPPGPDNCRLVPNPNQKDSDGNGVGDVCEDDFDNDAVVDPLDVCPESAEVTLTDFRAYQTVVLDPEGDAQIDPNWVVLNQGMEIVQTMNSDPGLAVGYTAFNGVDFEGTFHVNTVTDDDYAGFLFSYQDSGRFYVVMWKQTEQTYWQATPFRAVAQPGLQLKAVTSVSGPGEHLRNALWHTGHTPDQVRLLWTDPRNVGWRDKTSYRWQLLHRPQVGYIRVKLYEGPQLVADSGVIIDTSMRGGRLGVFCFSQENIIWSNLQYRCNDTVPEDFEPFRRQLLQGRV from the exons ATGGAGACGCAGGAACTTCGGGGGGCCCTGGCTCTTCTCCTCCTTTGCTCTTTCGCATCTGCCAGTCAGGACCTGCAGG TAATTGACCTGCTGACTGTGGGCGAGTCTCGGCAGATGGTAGCTGTGGCAGAGAAGATCCGGACAGCCCTGCTCACTGCTGGGGACATCTACCTCTTGTCCACCTTCCGCCTGCCCCCCAAGCAGGGTGGTGTCCTCTTTGGCCTCTATTCTCGCCAAGACAACACGCGATGGCTGGAGGCCTCTGTTGTAGGCAAGATCAACAAAG TACTGGTGCGATACCAGCGGGAGGATGGCAAAGTCCACGCCGTGAACCTACAGCAAGCAGGCCTGGCCGATGGTCGCACACACACAGTTCTCCTGCGACTCCGAGGTCCCTCCAGACCCAGCCCTGCTCTGCATCTCTATGTGGACTGCAAACTGGGTGACCAACATGCAGGCCTTCCAGCACTGGCCCCCATTCCTCCAGCAGAGGTCGATGGGCTGGAGATTAGGACTGGACAGAAGGCATATTTGAGGATGCAG GGCTTTGTGGAATCTATGAAAATTATTCTGGGTGGGTCCATGGCCCGGGTAGGAGCCCTGAGTGAGTGTCCATTCCAAGGGGACGAGTCCATCCACAGTGCAG TGACCAatgcactgcactccattctAG GGGAGCAGACCAAGGCGCTGGTCACCCAACTCACCCTCTTCAACCAGATCCTGGTGGAGCTGCGGGATGATATACGAGACCAG GTGAAGGAAATGTCCCTGATCCGAAACACCATTATGGAGTGTCAGGTGTGCG GCTTCCATGAGCAGCGTTCCCACTGCAGCCCCAATCCCTGCTTCCGAGGCGTGGACTGCATGGAAGTGTACGAGTACCCAGGCTACCGCTGTGGGCCCTGTCCCCCCGGCCTACAGGGCAACGGCACCCACTGCAGTGACATCAATGAG TGTGTTCACGCCGACCCCTGTTTCCCGGGCTCCAGCTGCAtcaacaccatgcccggcttccACTGTGAGGCCTGTCCTCGAGGGTACAAGGGCACACAGGTGTCTGGTGTGGGCATTGACTATGCCCGGGCCAGCAAACAG GTCTGCAATGACATCGATGAATGCAACGATGGCAACAATGGTGGCTGTGACCCAAACTCCATCTGCACCAACACTGTG GGCTCTTTCAAGTGTGGTCCCTGCCGCCTGGGTTTCCTGGGCAACCAGAGCCAGGGCTGCCTCCCAGCCCGGACCTGCCACAGCCCAGCCCACAGTCCCTGCCACGTCCATGCTCATTGTCTCTTTGAACGCAATGGTGCAGTATCCTGCCAG GACAACTGCCTTTTGACACCCAACTCTGGGCAGGAAGATGCTGATAATGATGGTGTGGGGGACCAGTGTGATGACGATGCTGATGGGGATGGGATCAAGAATGTTGAG GACAACTGCCGGCTGTTCCCCAACAAAGACCAACAGAACTCAGATACAGATTCATTTGGTGATGCCTGTGACAATTGCCCCAACGTTCCCAACAATGACCAGAAGGACACAGATGGCAATGGGGAAGGAGATGCCTGTGACAACGACGTGGATGGGGATG GCATCCCCAATGGATTGGACAATTGCCCTAAAGTCCCCAACCCACTACAGACAGACAGGGATGAGGACGGGGTGGGAGATGCTTGCGACAGCTGTCCTGAAATGAGCAATCCTACCCAG ACAGATGTAGACAGCGACTTGGTGGGGGATGTCTGTGATACCAATGAAGACAG TGATGGGGATGGGCATCAGGACACCAAGGACAACTGCCCACAGCTGCCAAATAGCTCCCAGCTGGACTCAGACAACGATGGACTTGGAGATGAGTGTGATGgggatgatgacaatgatggcATCCCAGATTACGTGCCTCCTGGTCCTGATAACTGCCGCCTGGTACCCAATCCCAATCAGAAGGACTCAGATG GCAATGGCGTTGGTGATGTGTGTGAGGATGACTTTGACAATGATGCTGTGGTCGACCCCCTGGATGTGTGTCCCGAAAGTGCAGAGGTAACGCTTACGGATTTTCGGGCCTATCAGACCGTCGTCCTGGATCCTGAGGGTGATGCTCAGATTGACCCAAACTGGGTTGTGCTCAACCAG GGCATGGAAATCGTTCAGACCATGAACAGTGACCCTGGCTTGGCAGTTG gataCACGGCCTTCAATGGTGTGGACTTTGAAGGCACCTTCCATGTGAACACAGTGACTGACGATGACTACGCAGGCTTTCTCTTCAGTTATCAAGACAGTGGCCGATTCTACGTAGTCATGTGGAAGCAGACTGAGCAGACCTACTGGCAGGCTACACCCTTTCGGGCGGTTGCCCAGCCCGGGCTGCAGCTCAAG GCAGTGACATCAGTGTCTGGCCCAGGTGAGCACCTCCGAAATGCCCTGTGGCATACTGGCCACACCCCTGATCAGGTGCGACTACTGTGGACGGACCCACGAAATGTGGGCTGGCGGGACAAGACCTCCTATCGCTGGCAGCTTCTGCACCGGCCTCAAGTTGGCTACATTCG GGTGAAGCTCTATGAGGGACCCCAGCTTGTGGCGGATTCTGGGGTGATTATTGACACATCCATGCGAGGGGGGCGTCTTGGTGTATTCTGCTTTTCCCAAGAAAACATCATTTGGTCCAATCTCCAGTATCGATGCAATG ACACAGTGCCTGAGGACTTTGAGCCATTCCGGAGGCAGCTGCTCCAGGGAAGGGTGTGA